A genomic segment from Helicoverpa armigera isolate CAAS_96S chromosome 10, ASM3070526v1, whole genome shotgun sequence encodes:
- the LOC110377401 gene encoding cytochrome P450 CYP12A2, whose protein sequence is MMQTTKFRPLFNLAAVNKEFIRTVAVASAAVKPTDTNLKSWREIPGPSSLPIIGQMHHFLPGGALQGIEGPEGTMKIFAMYGPIVRFDAMFGKPAMILLQDAEACAQVLRSENWLPVRPGFMSLEYYRKEHKKNKTRVTGLITDHGDLWKEFRSTVNPIMLQPKTIKLYTKVLDEVAQDMIVRMKENRDEKNMICNDFDKEMNLWALESIGTVALGCRLNCFDPNLPADSPEWELIQCVHDLFVTGNELDFKPSLWRYFATPMFKQAMKMYERHENLTKHFIEKGKEQLKNKSDSEKGVLGKLLEINEEVAHIMASDMLFAGVDTAANTVTATLYLLAKHPDKQAKLREEIMSKSEKRPYLRACIKESIRIMPVVSGNMRMATKEYNIMGYRIPKDMHVVFAHRDMSLLDEHYPRPREYIPERWLASKDDPLYYGNAHPFAHAPFGFGARSCIGRRIAELEMDTFVARLIENFQVEWFGPPPTVQQAALNYIKGPYNFIFKDV, encoded by the exons AACAGTAGCAGTCGCAAGCGCTGCAGTAAAGCCAACAGACACCAACTTGAAATCATGGAGAGAGATCCCTGGACCATCGTCTTTGCCCATCATTGGGCAAATGCATCACTTCCTACCCGGAG GCGCCCTACAAGGCATCGAAGGACCGGAGGGCACCATGAAAATCTTCGCAATGTACGGCCCAATCGTGAGGTTCGACGCTATGTTTGGCAAGCCGGCTATGATCCTCCTGCAAGATGCTGAGGCGTGTGCGCAA GTGCTGCGAAGTGAAAACTGGCTGCCCGTTCGTCCAGGATTCATGTCCCTCGAATACTACAGAAAAGAacataagaaaaacaaaacacgcgtTACCGGTCTTATTACTGA CCACGGCGATTTGTGGAAAGAATTCCGTTCGACGGTCAACCCTATAATGCTGCaaccaaaaacaataaaattgtacacGAAAGTACTCGATGAAGTAGCACAGGATATGATTGTGAG AATGAAAGAGAATCGTGACGAAAAGAACATGATCTGCAACGACTTTGATAAAGAAATGAACCTGTGGGCACTGGAATCCATCGGGACAGTAGCTCTTGGCTGCCGACTAAACTGTTTCGACCCGAACCTGCCTGCTGACTCTCCGGAGTGGGAACTGATCCAATGTGTCCATGACCTGTTCGTAACAGGGAACGAACTTGACTTCAAGCCAAGTCTTTGGAGATATTTTGCAACCCCTATGTTTAAACAAGCCATGAAAATGTATGAGCGTCATGAAAA tctAACGAAACACTTTATCGAAAAGGGGAAAGAACAACTAAAGAACAAATCTGATAGCGAGAAAGGAGTTCTGGGCAAATTGTTAGAAATCAATGAAGAAGTAGCTCACATCATGGCCAGTGACATGTTATTCGCTGGTGTAGATACG GCGGCCAACACAGTCACAGCTACTCTCTACCTTCTGGCAAAGCACCCAGACAAGCAAGCCAAATTGAGGGAGGAAATAATGTCCAAGTCAGAAAAGAGACCCTACCTAAGGGCTTGTATCAAGGAGTCCATCAGAATCATGCCAGTTGTGTCAGGAAATATGAGAATGGCGACCaaggaatataatattatggGCTATAGGATTCCGAAAGAT ATGCACGTTGTGTTCGCACATAGAGACATGTCGTTGCTAGATGAGCACTACCCGAGGCCCCGGGAATACATCCCGGAGCGATGGCTGGCCAGCAAAGACGACCCTTTGTACTATGGGAACGCTCATCCATTCGCACACGCGCCTTTTGGCTTCGGAGCTAGAAGCTGCATAG GTCGTCGTATAGCTGAACTGGAAATGGACACATTTGTGGCGAGACTAATAGAAAACTTCCAAGTAGAATGGTTTGGACCCCCGCCGACAGTACAACAAGCGGCCCTCAATTATATCAAGGGGCCATACAACTTTATATTCAAGGACGTGTga